Part of the Henckelia pumila isolate YLH828 chromosome 2, ASM3356847v2, whole genome shotgun sequence genome is shown below.
GTTTAATACGAAATAGAGGCTAGGGGTGCTTATTATTAACCACCACACAATAGTTGGTGTTGGATTGATAGACCCCACTTTGCGTTCCTTAGAATGGAAGGCCCTCAAAATTTGATGATCAGATTAGGATTGGCCTTGAATGAATTCAATGGCTTTCCATTCACAATCCAATCCTTTTCACTCCAGATCCAAATTCATCAGAAGAAACCACCACCCTTGACTCCTACCCGCTAACGATGAGATATATCCACACTCGTCAAATTTcgggaaaattatttttttggtccatGTTTGGATTAAGAATCATTTCCGTCTATCTTTTACCAATGACACAGAATTATTAAAAAACCAAGTGAGTAAACCACAAACGTCTAGTACTGACTTCCCTTTACAATTTGAATGATGTTTCTCTTAACAGGATGATTATGTTTTATATCAGTGAGACGAGTTGAACAAACTCGCatctataataaaaaataatcattttagcataaaaaacaatattttttcatagATCGAATCTAAGAAAATAGATCGAATCTAAGAAAGAGATCTGTACGACTGCATGACCATTCCATCTCTTTGGCATATCACGAACGAAAGGTATCGTGAAATTTGTATTGTTTTACATTCAAAATCTTGAGATTTGACGAGGTTATTCGAAAGTTAGCAAAGCTCTGAAAACCCATCATAAAAAGTTGTCGAGAAGTAAGAGCATACCAACTTGAGAAGTGGAGAAAATACATTCTTATTACCTTTCAGCTATGTAAAAGTGTAGCACGGAGCatttttaatcaatcaaaatacatCGGGTTACAAAATCAAGACAAGGTTTCTATTGCATAGATTCAGGAGAACTCATGTACCTATTAGTTTGCGCAATCGGATGGCCCAAATTCTAAAACAACAGAGAAATTTTATCTTTTCTTTATTAGGAAATCTCTAGCGGCATACCGTGAAACCGGCATCTTGTTCATGAGTTTTAAACTTAATTTACCAACCCAGAATCCAAAAGTGAGTTCTTTTCGAGGAAGACGATATCCAACCAAGAATTGAGCACAAAAGCCTAGCAGAGTTCTTTCGCCGCAGCTATGACAGCTTCTGCTGTGATGCCGAATTCCTTGTATATTTTGCCTGCAGGCGCACTAGCTCCAAATCTGTCGATTCCAATGGCCTTCCCTTTAGACCCAACAATCTTTCCCCAGCCAAATGTCGATCCAGCTTCAATGCTTACTCTAGCAGTTACAGAAGCTGGCAAAACGCTTTCTTTGTACTCGTCGGATTGCTCATCGAAAAGCTCCCAAGAAACGAAGGAGACAACTCTGACTTTCTTGCCTTCCTTTCTGAGTTCATCTGCCGCCTTCGCTGCAATCTCCAACTCAGAACCGGTTCCGATCAAAATGACATCAGGCTTATTACCAGATGAGTTGTCTGATATTGTATACCCTCCTTTTGTCACTCCATCAATGGAGGTTCCAGCAAGGTTGGGCAGCTTTTGTCGAGAAAGAGCAAGAACGGATGGTCTCTTCCTGTTGAGGACAGCTACCTTGTACGACCCAGCTGTCTCGTTGCCATCAGCTGGACGGAGCATTAATATGTTTGGCATAGCACGGAAACTTGCCAAATGCTCGATAGGCTGATGGGTTGGTCCATCTTCTCCGAGCCCAATTGAGTCGTGGGTCATGACATAGATCACTCCAGCTTCACACAAAGCCGAGATTCTCATAGCTGCTCTCATGTAATCAGTGAACACAAAGAACGTCGCGCAATAGGGAATGAAGCCAGGGCTGTGAAGGGCAATTCCGTTGCATATAGCTCCCATACCATGTTCCCGAACACCAAACCTTACATTTCGCTCTTCGGGTGTATTTTTTTGAAAGTCACCAAACATTTTCAGAAGGGTCATGTTAGATGAGGCAAGGTCAGCACTGCCACCAAGAAGACCGGGAAGGACCTTAGCAAGAGCATTAAGGTTTTGCTGTGAGAGATTTCTGGTAGCATCACCAGGGGTCTCTGGAGTGTAAGTCTGAATGGAAATAAAACGGGAGAGAGGTCAACTTTAAGATTAGAACTATGACAAACTCAGGAAGATTTTCTGGAATGAATAATTTGATATTCACATCTCGTAATTTAAGAATTGCTCTATCAACCTATCTGCACATTCATCGATTTACATGAAATTTCACAGCATTCCAACATGATATCATTTAGAAGGCAAAAACCAACTCACAGGAAGAGCCTTCTCCCAACCAGCGGGTAGTTCACCAGTGATGATGGATTTCAGCTCGGCAGCTTCTACCGGATATTTCTTTTCATATTCTGCAAACTTGGCATTCCATTGAGCTTCAAAGGCAGCACCATCAGGAACATGTCGGCTCCAATGCCTGCAAAAAAGCATTCACTGCACATTAAAATATTTCGAAGATAGTTGTCATCACTTAAATCCAATTAAAAAGTCGGCATCCTTACTTCTTCACATCCTCGGGTACATGGAATGGCTCGTAAGGCCATCCAAGGTTCTTTCTGGTGGCTTCAACTTCCTTGGCACCCAATGCACTTCCGTGCACACTATATGAGTTGGCCTTGTTGGGGGATCCGAATCCAATGGTTGTCGTAACCTTCCAAATGATGGAcaatataaaatcaaaacacAGTTGACTACAGAAGTTCACCATATGCTTATTTCTCTAAGCAAGCAGTTATTATGACACGAGAAGGAAAGCAGAAGGAACCGATTAATCTCCTCCTCATTTTCAAATCACCCAAATGCAAAAACAAATGTCTGACCTTGATCAAGGTGGGCTTGTCTTTCACAGCCTTTGCCTCCTTAATGGCAGCACGAATTTCATCGTATCCTGTGTTACCATTCTTCACCCATATTACATGCCAGCCAAGGGACTCAAGACGGGTGTCAACGGTCTCGGTAAAAGCAATTTCTGTGTCACCATCAATAGTGATGTGGTTGTCATCATAAAAGGCAATCAGTTTCCCAAGTCCCCAATGTCCAGCAAGAGAGCTGGCTTCATTTGAAATACCCTCCATTTGACAACCATCACCCAGAATAACATATCTGCAAAGAAGCCAAAGTCAAGTCATACATGACGATACCAAAATTTGAAAGTGACAAGCAAGTATGATTGATATCTCACGTGTAATGATCGACTATCTCGCTATCTGGTTTGTTATAACGGGCCGCCAGGTGCTTCTCTGCAAGTGCCAAGCCGACAGCATTGGCAATACCTTGACCAAGGGGGCCTAGACAAAAGCAAATGAGGTAATTAACAAATCTCGATTCAACTACA
Proteins encoded:
- the LOC140879437 gene encoding transketolase, chloroplastic-like; its protein translation is MASSSSLTLSQAILSRSAIPRHGSAAPTAASSLSVPSFSGLKPTTTTSFSSPTRRRTPVLTRLPVTASAAVETLEKTTETALVDKSVNTIRFLAIDAVEKANSGHPGLPMGCAPMGHILYDEVMRYNPKNPYWFNRDRFVLSAGHGCMLQYALLHLAGYDSVKEEDLKSFRQWGSRTPGHPENFETPGIEVTTGPLGQGIANAVGLALAEKHLAARYNKPDSEIVDHYTYVILGDGCQMEGISNEASSLAGHWGLGKLIAFYDDNHITIDGDTEIAFTETVDTRLESLGWHVIWVKNGNTGYDEIRAAIKEAKAVKDKPTLIKVTTTIGFGSPNKANSYSVHGSALGAKEVEATRKNLGWPYEPFHVPEDVKKHWSRHVPDGAAFEAQWNAKFAEYEKKYPVEAAELKSIITGELPAGWEKALPTYTPETPGDATRNLSQQNLNALAKVLPGLLGGSADLASSNMTLLKMFGDFQKNTPEERNVRFGVREHGMGAICNGIALHSPGFIPYCATFFVFTDYMRAAMRISALCEAGVIYVMTHDSIGLGEDGPTHQPIEHLASFRAMPNILMLRPADGNETAGSYKVAVLNRKRPSVLALSRQKLPNLAGTSIDGVTKGGYTISDNSSGNKPDVILIGTGSELEIAAKAADELRKEGKKVRVVSFVSWELFDEQSDEYKESVLPASVTARVSIEAGSTFGWGKIVGSKGKAIGIDRFGASAPAGKIYKEFGITAEAVIAAAKELC